The following is a genomic window from Homalodisca vitripennis isolate AUS2020 chromosome 5, UT_GWSS_2.1, whole genome shotgun sequence.
GAAGTCATGCAATTTAGCAAATTTCTCTCCAAATTACTCAATTGTTTGTGTGCAAATGTTTTTCTTATATCGCTTCTGTATTAATTTTAGTGATTTACAATTTTACCtacaaaatgaataaatcaatgaaaaaagCTTAACACATTCATTGCTGCCTGAATATTTGTAGACTTTCCCCTGTGCTACACCTTGATTTACttcaaatatatttgtgtaatataatttatatatactactTATGTCATTcttacaatatgtatatttatacatgaTGGACACATAGTATAAATGAGTTCATAGCACATGGCTTAGACTTTTCATTGGCATGTGCTGAAAGCGCACTTGTGAGTCCATATTTATTTCACCATTACTACTAAAATACAACACtggatattatattattagtctGTTTAGGCTGCAATTAATTACAACTGATAACATTTTTGCTTAATCACATAATTTTgttcttataaaattttttacgGATTCCCGACACGGAGCGTAATTTGACCTGAATTATCACAacatatattttaggaaatacaCGACGTTTGGTTCATggtaaattaagaaaacattatattttacacaaatttttaaaatatatgtacaacaaATCCTAAAATCGAAATCTGGTACTTATTTGTGATCCTCTGTGAAACACGCCAAACATAGTTCAGGATAGCTGGGAAGCTAGGCAGAGGTAAATTCTATCCACTCTTTTACCCTTGGATTTGCAGTTTTTGCACTTCTTCCTCattgtttttctattatttcctgaaatgaaaataatagcGAGCCACTAAGGCTCGCTCTGTTGATCCTCTGCTCAACATGTGTATTGTGTACAGCTGCTACCATCATTGTGACGGAGTGGAGGACCAAGTTCCAGCGCAGCATGAATCTCGCAGATAACGCCACCAAGGCTCGCTCTGTCGATTCTCTGCTCAACTTTGAGACTGTCAAGTATTACGGTGCTGAGAGCTATGAAGTGGAAGCATACAGGAATGCTGTCTTGGATTACCAGGTATTGTTGATGTTACATCGTAATACCTAATACCTAAAGCAAAGTGTAACACCAAACATGGGCAAGCACAATCCGTATTGATATAAGTACataacacaacaacactacccaATGATTGAGGGCGATTGTACCTTGTACAAAGATAAGGAATTTTGGCTTTTCCTGTCTTGACTGCCTTGTCAGATTTCTTGAGAGACAGGGTTGTCATTTTGGTGCTGCTATTGGAAAGGTCACTAAGACAACATTAGGATCAACTATTAGGGACTGTGTTAGACCTCCAAAAACCTCAAGGCTGCCCCGATTCGTTGTTCTTTATGGTAATCTATAAGCATTTTtcgcacccatcttgcacaaaatttgtgGCAACCTAGCTCCtgtgaaacaatttcaaacaataaagtcTGTGAAACTTGTGGAAAATACAAAGAAAGCTCAGTTATTGTGAAATAGCGGTTTTCATGAATATTTTCGTCAACTTTGGCGACCAGATCGTCAGTCATAATTCTCGATTTCCCATTTTTAAACTGAATGGACCACTTCCTGACAGAATTTTTAGTCATTAAGTTATTCCCGTACACTTCACACGGTTTGCAGTGAATtggtttaaagtattttcttgCCAACAAAAAACAAATCACAGACTGCACTTCACAACTAACAGGATTTTTTAATGtagcacacatttcaaatttgaatattaaaataaacggACAGCGTGGAGATGTTCCCATTGTCACGTTTGGAATGAGGTTCCAAGCACGAGCACTCCAATATATATGCGATTAGCACTTGTCTGACGGCAGGTGGAAACATTTCTTGCTTCTGAATAGCCATTGTACTTTTTGTATTTAGTAcctcatttacattttttattttacttttctttgTAAACCAAAGGCATAGTTTTTCATAAGTTACAACCTTTCAATGATTTATAGCTGATATTGTGTGCATGTTTGTTTCTATCAGTGTCAACATATTTAgtcatatttagtattaatatagTTAGTCTCATCATTTCATGGATTTAGGAGTATTAGTTCACTTTTAAACTGCCAAACTCCATAATGCTGTATTCGTAGTGCCTGCCCTAAACAGcccacaataaatttataaattaatatataatcatacaataatattaatgtatgtttaCTATGCAAGTAAATTGACTTATGTATTTAACTCAAATGTTAAAAATGGACTCACGGACAAGTTTTGTtgaacttggtgaggccaagactTTGTAATAACATTCAttgtttgattaataaattaaattatatattctatttttgtgAGAGagaacttttattaaataaattcgtCAACATGGTATAGGCCTGTTAGGTTTGAGAAAGTATTTATAGGTTGTAAAAgtacttattatttgtaaattaacatatttttaaatgtaacttatgTTTATTCAGTTATTATTCTGTTCAGAAGTTatgtgttgtaatttaaaatgtacttgtaTGAAATGTTCTGTTtatctcaaattaaaattaatagcaaACCTTTTAAGGTTAAGACTTTACGtcataattgaaaattgttttgtcATCTGACTAATGAGTTAAATTGTTTGAGCTAGTATGGAAAATAGTTTACCCAGGTGATCATTGAGTTTTGTTGCCAAATCAAGTGTTCAGACAAATATAAAACCGAACAAAATTGTCTCAGAGCTACACTCTTAGCTTGAATATGAGTATAGAAAAAGTTTGAAAGTTGTTGATTATCTTTACCCTCCCTGTCTTATGCATttgaaattaccatatttttatctcacagttttgtttataatacaacagaaattatttattccgttatTAAGTTCTACTGAAACTAACCTAACATCTGGTCTCCCGCAGAAAGAGGAGATCAAGAGTGTGCTGTCACTGACGTTCCTCAACTCCCTCCAGAACATAATCGTGTGCAGCGGACTCCTGATAGGCTCCCTCCTCTGTGTTAATATGGTGGTCAATGAGCAGACACTGTCCGTCGGTGACTACGTGCTGTTCGCCTCGTACATCATCCAGTTGTACGTTCCACTCAACTGGTTCGGGACGTACTACAGGTGAGTGAGAGAAACCGAGTGGCCACTGACCGAAGTTATTCTCATGTTCTGATTGCCATCGCCACATGAACTTAAGATGAAGATCAAGCTGATACTACAAGCATAGACTTAGAATGAAGACAAGGTCCCAGTTGATGGAAATTAAAGATTAGAACTGGCTGTATTGGTGGCCATCTTGATGTTAGCCCcaaaagaacaatattaaacttcaaactaacacctttctttttaattatttaattgtgggAATGTctctttttaaagatttgtttgtGCTAACTTAGAAGAAAAATCTTAGTGTTCTTATAACTGATGTCAGATTCAGTTTGCTTATGGAGTCCAAAAGGTTAATGTAAAGTTGCTAGAGCAACTTGAAATCCATAGCAAATATGCTAGAGCCATGATTAGATTTTACTAGAGTACAATATCAAAACTGTTACAATTTACACCAACAACAGGATATTTACAGGAAGTAATCAAAttacttgaaatatattatgttgcTAAAGGTGTGTTAAAGTAATGTGGGTTTGTAGgagtaagtaaattatattttgtacagtagCAACATTGTATGACACCTCATTatacacttaattaaaaaaattaacagccAGATCTCTGTTTTGGGCTATGAGATACTTCCCACCCGACCTTCATCTCTATTTACATCCTTTTTCATttgtttctgtttatatttttgttgataaaaggtaggtatatttttattcagtgcTCTCATTAATGAGAATTCATGTGTTTTAACACATGTAAAACATGTAACATTCAGACAGAATATTCACCACCTACACCTTGTCTACTTAATAAAGTTGTTACTCATCACAACAAATCTTTACCTGAATCACAGAGTCTCTGAATCACATTTGAAGTTCAGGCTGGAAATACTTGTCTATTAtaagaatgaaatgaaaattaagaatagaAGTAACATTAAGAACAGTAGTGTTAGTGACTGATCATTACGTTTACGTATATTTGTGTTACCTCAGAGCCATTCAGAAGAACTTTGTGGACATGGAGAACATGTTTGACCTGTTACAAGCAGAGCCAGAGGTGATTGATGCACCTGGAGCCCCACCACTGGCGGTCAATGGGGGTCAGGTGGAATTCCGCAACGTTGTGTTCTCATATGTGCCCGAGCGTGTCGTGCTACGCAACATTAGCTTCACAGTTCCACCAGGCAAGACTGTGGCTCTGGTAAGACcttaatttatatggattttttagATGAAAGTAATTGAATCTTAGGCTAAAAAttcttgttgtatttttatatacgattgtataaaattgtaaaaaaatcttgtttaaaaaacagtagtaaatgttagtttttaaatgaattaattaaaataaaatcttgcgTTGGACATACAGATACGATTTGCACTTAAGAACCTACCAGGTATTTGTAAATGCAATCAGATATCTCTTTAACCAGTTTTCAGGGGTTCAAAATATAATGATTgataatgttttcaaaccatgCCCTTTGCAAtcattttagaaacatttttatcagatctactcaaactttaataaacattcatTGTTCAGGGTTACAATGAAATAAGCAATATTTGTCTGATAAgcatttatcttttaattaaaaattaatgttgtgaGTTAtgtaaccaaataaaataataataatgtttatttccaaaataacacATTGTCTGTACAAAAAAATAACACTGACTTACAAAAGGCAgcaataaatctttaaaaatatacaaaacaaagcaagcatgttttaaatgtatgtctttaaataaactgttggaaaaatcaattagtaataaaaactctGCTTTTTAAATGATTGCTTAAGATAAACCTTATAGGATAATTTTGTAAGTTGTAGCTAGTTATTTTGTTCTTTACTTGGCAGATCAGCCCACACCAAAATAGTTCTATAACATTTGAGGTGTTGTTGCCACATCACTACTGACTAACAACTGTTCCCATTATGTCGTGGCCACTACTATGTTTGATTCCCATGTCTGCAAAACATACGAGTGAAAACAAACAGTATATTTATGTATGGGATTAACTGATGTCTGTTTATTGTAACAGATTATGTGAGTATGAGACTGATCAGTATTTTTCGTGTACGTGGTGACAGTGTTAGATGTGGGTTGTCAAGGGGGGATTCAGACGCACCATCTACCGTTGGACTATTTTGGTGCGGGCTGCTCTAGTACACAAGTTGTAACAAAATACTctatataacgtagctatggtggaaaatTGTTGCTTCAAtctaaatgttgaatttagctccagttcatgcAGGAATCTTCCTCTTAGTGGAGGAATCTGACGTTTTTACGaacttgactcatggaatctggagtcatgttcgtatgaagagatccaaaataatCGGTGACAAAGAACGCCCCAACATGGTGAAATGAggcaaaaaaatcaaatataaccaATGGTCTATATCTTTCTGTCCATAGTCTGtctgtttttagttttgaaaactaGTCAATCAAACTAATTTTAGTAAACTCTTTATTTTGTGAAGATTTATcagttaaaaaaagttaagtcagaattataaactaaaatatcttacaaagtaataattaatacaagAAAGTGACAAAAATAACTTATTGGTGGAAATCAGATAACAAATAACTGACTTATTGCAAGTTTAGTCAGACCAGGCATGTTCAGTCTCAAGTTTTTTCACAATACATGGTAGTAAAGGGCTAAAGGAATCGTTCTATGTGTTTGCCCAGACCATAACATTTTGAAGTAAGGAAATAATCCTTTTTAATTTCCCAAATAGCGTATATTGAACATAATAAACTGCAGAACATTTTGACTGGTAACAACAGTTCATAATAAGCTGTTCAGCTTTGGTCAAATCTAACAAAAAGTGGATTTTGTGTGCAGGTTGGACCCTCGGGCAGCGGGAAGAGCACCATTATCCGATTGCTGTTCCGTTTCTACGATACAGAGCAAGGTGCTATCCTCATTGACGGACAGAACGTGAAGACCGTGAGACAGGATTCCCTCCGGCGGGCTATAGGCGTTGTTCCCCAGGACACTGTGCTTTTCAACAACACAATCAAGTCAGTTGAACTGTGACATCTTAGAATGTTATACTGACTTATTCATGATTTCAGTTCAGTAAATTTTAGAAGTGTTAGTTGTTTCCTAGTTTGGCTTTGAGTGGTGtacttttttcttttgaaatcagaaacaaaagaaaataagtCTTTGTATGGATCTTCTTAGCATCTCCTCTTTGTATAGATGAGCTAATATCCCCTTCTAACCTTTTTCTTGACTTTTGTTAACCAGTGTCTCTCTTACTAATGaactttaattctttttataactCTAGAAGTGAagctttttgtatatatatatatatatatatatatatatatatatatatatatatttgcttaattttgttgtgagtttatttttgaatttataatttttttgtctaaaagtatcttttgaatcacattaattttagaatttcataGAGTTAAAATTAATAGCATACCATATAGTGTTTCTTAAGTGTCAATATATAGAATAAACAATGTCAAAGATTATTCAATTCATTACTTGGACTGCAGTGGATTGGATCAGTAGTGTTAATGCAGAAGTTGGACTTTGTGAGTTCTCAGCAAACTTGGCTGCTACTTCACTCCACCCTGATCTTGTGGCTAACTCTCTGAACCTCTATTATGTGGTTATTGTTAAGCTAACTGTTCCTTGGGAGAAACATATCCCAAAACTACACCAAAACTGAATAAGTAAGAGTATCAACTGTTATTTTTATGCTGTGGAAGTGGGCATGaggttttttcattttttaactaataattttcgACACATTCAAGAGTAGTGCCTTAAACCACACTGTCATTGTGACTTCATGTCTTGGGTGCAAATAGCTCACTTAGGATTTAGCTACAGCAGTGATTACTCACTTATCGCTTTGGCAGCACTCTAATGCATCACCATCGTGATTTGTAGTGCTTATAGGGTTAAACTGATTTTTTAGCATGGATGGAATCAAGTTTTGATCCATAATAGTTTTTTATCTGACAAAGTGATTACATTGTGGCCTTTTATGTGATTAATTAAggtttaaatgaaaaaatcatCCCAGTGTTAAAATTTGGATGGATTATTCAATGCATGgatctttttcaaatttattaaagatATAGTAAATTTGTGCAATATAATAGGTAAAGTCAGGTGGCTCacttattaattgtattatatttgcaggtacaatatccagtacggtAGAGTGAATGCTTTGGATGCTGACATTGTTGCTGCCGCCAAGAGTGCAGACATACACACCAGAATCCTTTCCTTCCCTGAGGCTTACAATACACAGGTAAGATATTCACATATAATCATGTCTTTTTCGTAAATTTCTGTTTCTCCATTCAGTCCTTTTTACAATTATGAAAGAAACtgtgaacttttaaaatatttaatattttctgcttAACGATTATTCATATCATTGTACACAATTAAGTTTTAAAGGAGATGTCTGtaaaaatcaatttctttatGAATACAACCCATTCAGAATGAGAATTGGACTTAGTCTTCACtgggaaaatgtttaaattttattaaacccaCTTATCTTTTCTGAGTTTCCTGGTTTACACTGCATCAACATGCTTAACATGATAAAATCATATTCTGGCTGCCTCTGAAGAGCCACTTCAGGCAACAGATACTAAACTAAAACAAGTTTACATTAATATTCAATGTCTACACAACGGACCTGTCCAACTGtctgcaaaaaagaaatattttgcagCAAAAATTAGTTCAAGTAAAAGTCCATGTGACTGATGGGCTTGTTTAAAACAATGCATTTTTTAGTTACATTCTACAACTTTTAACCCTTAAATATAATATCGGTATTGtcttaatttagtttatcgtgtAAATTACAAGTTACAATCGTGCTGCGAATGTTTATGAGTACGTAACTATATTGATTAATATCATCCAGAAGCAAACTGGGGAATGTATGACAAAGCCAAAATAAATCAATGCTATTGTtatcattgatatttttattattgtttcatctGACGATGCATGGCGTGGCAAGCAGATATAAGCGTCCtacgtgtgtgtgtgtagaaaatatgtttgtttattatttcttcttccaaaaaaataaatttaaaacattacaagtgATTAAATGGCATGCAAGTGTACAAGAGCTTTAAAAGATGGtgaaaatttgtttctttatgaGTAACAGAGTGGACAGCCCTCAATAATCACTGACGATTTGATACAGTAAGCGAATGAAAGTGTAAAAATTAACAGATGTTTCACTATTCTTAATTATCACAGGAGTTTCTTCAAGTTTCAAGAAGTTTGTCTATGAAAGTTTTGTTGAACATTCAAACTGTCGAATAGAAGGATTATTTTGCTGCATGACAATGCTTGTCCACATGCAGCAAGACGTAACACAGGAACAATTTAATAATCCTCTGTGCAGCCCTGAAGTAGCACCCAGTGGTTACCATGTTTTTTACAACTGACGAAGTGTCTTGAAGTCAGCAACAAAAGTGTAAAAACGATTGCGTTGCAATTGCTGTTAAATCAGGTGGCAAATATTTATGACAACGGtatacaaaagtttgtttttccatATGATAGTGCTTCTGTGGTGTTAAGATATTGGTGGCAATTAAATAGAAAAGTAGATAAAAGTATGGCtttcatataaaagtaaaattgttgaaaatatttcaccttttatatatatttaaatggcagttaatttaaaaaacatgccTCGTAAGTGTTTTTCTAGAAATGGAAAATATATGTACAAGTTGACAAAACCATGATAAATcgttttcaaaaatgaaatgagaaatgattttgttaactttagttttttttaccatTATCAGTGAATGATATACAGACAgctatgaattaaattaaaagtagacGGTAAAAGCTGTGAGCCTGTATGCATTATCAGCTTTTACATATCTAGTGTAAGTCCACTAGAACTACTTGGTGTTCCAGTgggaaatttacaaaaaagatggaGAACTAGCATTGTTTGTGTGGACACTAAAGGTAGTGGTACTAAAGGTGACTTGACTAAAAGTTTCTATTAGTTGATACCCATATCAATATTACCATGCATATTAAAGATTTTTGTGATTAACTGCCTTGCGCCAAACTATACTTgtcacttatttattactaaagtaAAACCTCTACATGTCACACTTTATGACGTTATATTTTCTAATCGCTTCATTCACACTATTCAGTGAGCTGTTGGCAGTCTGAATATCATATTACAGTTCATACAATCACTAGTTCTTTCAGTgttctattattattgttatcctGTTTGTGGCAACAGCATGTCTCCAATGGTAGGACACTAATATAACTCAATATCTGAATTATTCatttcacatgttttaaacatttgcCCTCCTATAAGCAAAATGCTAATATGCTTCAAGTGCTAAGTACTTCTCAGCAGTACTTGTGCAAGAGTTCGCTTCCACATGAGGTTTCTCAGTATAGCATTTGCCATAATAAACAGCTTCACATCTGTAAAGTGAGACTGGAGGTAGACAGGAGAAGCTTTTTCTATTTCGGTCCCATCATTTAGAATGGCATTCCTGAAAGTTCaagaaatcttaaaattttaaagctaTCTAAAATCATTATACGTTTCTAGCTAATTTAAGCATGATGTTAGACATTGAATTCTTTTTCAAACCAGAAATATGTCTGAGAAATGCTCacaataaaaggtatttttatttatttatttacaggtgGGAGAGAGGGGGTTGAAGTTGAGTGGTGGGGAGAAGCAGCGAGTGGCTATTGCCCGCACTATACTGAAGTCGCCCGCTGTTGTATTGCTTGATGAGGCAACAAGTGCGCTAGACACACAGACGGAGAGAAACATTCAGGCAGCATTAACGCAGGTGTGCAAGAACCGAACAACGATAATAGTAGCACATCGGCTGTCGACCATCATACATGCTGACGAGATACTAGTACTCAAGGATGGAGAGATCGTCGAGAGAGGAAGGTGAGCTATGGCTATTTGGCTAAAAACAGGTGACTTTAATCAGTGCAGACTGGGATATCTAAATATGTCTACAAAGATTATCTGAGCGTACATgttttacattgatatatttCATGtctaaatacattacataattacatatttttctttagcTGTTTAAAGTAATTCCCTAATCtttgatgtaaaataatagtACAACACTACAGTTGTACAGAGTTATGATGTTGTTACCTTTAGCAGCACTCAATCAAGGGAGGTTGAAATTTGTACCAATCCGAGCCTCTAGAACACACTTTGAACGATTTCATGAGACAAAATACTTATCTCCAAGGAACAAGACTTTCTGTGCTACATAATTATCtatgaagaaaattaatattttgtttgttaatggagacattttacagtttttattatatctgCTAATGGTAACATGTGATGTGTGCAGACACGAGGAGCTGGTGGCGTCAGGAGGTGTGTACTCCAACATGTGGCATCAACAGTTGGAGAACGATTCTTCGGAAGTAGCAATCCGTGAACAGTCCGAGTCAGGGACAGGAGAAGCAAGCTAGTGCTACCCACTCATTGTACATAGTTGTTctagatttaataaatttaaattatgacagctcactttattgtttttttttttacacatggTTTTATCCAAAAGAAAATGTACCTTTATTGTTATGACATAGGAATAGATCAGAGTGTCGATTAATTTTCTTAACCCAGTCAAGTTCACCTCAAATTGCCAGTTCGCACTAGTGTATGCTAATAGATTATTATAACTAGGTTGCATTTAAATAACTATCTATGCGATTTCAATTTTTGTCATTGCATGTGTCCTCTTGGTAAAAACCATACATTTTAGAAAATCAgtcaaactaataaatatttagattttggaaaaaaatttaattaacaagggaaatattttcaagaatgaaaatgaaatataattatttcatgaaTTGCATTATATAAATACGATGTGGGATCtaataaactttacataatttgttGTCAGAAATCAAATTGAATTACTTGTTGcatgaaaaatcataaaaaaacctGTGCTATTCgtttttgacattttgttttaCGATGTGAGGCGTGGCATGTGGACGTACATGTAAGCCGGTAGAGCTTtcttaacaaaaatttgtttttttaaactacttgGTCATATCTTGTACCTTCTACtttaatttgatagattataatggcgcagtgtagcgggtccaacgattatttattatataagagTCAGGCTACACTCTAATATTCTTAACCATAAACACGTATACTATACCTaactgatgtatgcctacttaactaatggcgtagtgtagtgggtacaacggttatcatAAGATAATcagatcaagcaatgtcgagtgtggctgctgctaaaatgggtgaccgctgagcgatcctgcccttgcaagcagcccgcctgcccggtcattggtggtggttcggaagtcacctttaagccgttggtccccaggttaagtgttagagagggcttcttagccctaacttcgcctgttaaaataagacatatttacttttactttactttttactttattataacgtGGACTTCCAGCATATGTGACTTAAAtctgtaaaaagtattttatatacagagtgtcctacTAGTAACCcaacaaacttctcaggtggtttcctctcatcaaaataatgaaaaaagtttataaacatatgTCTGAAAGCAAACTACGGCTAGCAAAAGATTTCACCCAATTTTCTGgaaaaggacggaaataaagtgaaacatgtttttatggcgtaaagttaggtgttaaatttattagattttatgtactgaaaaattgaataaaatacgtcccagacctATAAGACCATCCATATCTGagatattagataaaatatgcaaaattcggtcTCGGAAAATATGCTTTGCTtggatttgaagtacattaacttcattaaattgaaaataaacaaacaaagtttttaaCCAAAACTTGTTGAGAATTTAATTCCAAAGAGAATGATGTAAAATAgaccaataataaacaaagaaagtttaaaaaattaatgtttaattaaatcaacacataaAAAAgagacagaaaatgcaatatctgtttattaaatggacgttctttgtaaaaacaaaaccatcTTTGGTTTGTGCAGTGTATTTGtactttatttgtgtttttttttaaataacatgccatttacttttttaaatcaagaCTACGCAGATATTGCTTTCATCTATGGTTTTGCCAATGGAAATAGTCGTGCAGCTAAATTTGAATATGAAAGACAATTTCCGAATAGAATACCTACTCACAAAACATTTGCATGGGTTTTCAATAACTTACGAACAAATGGATCTTTTCCAACCATTAGTTGTCCGACAGAACATCCTGTACACGAACAAGATAACATCATTAGCATGATACAGCACAGATATCATTTTGGTGAGCTGCTACTTCAATTCCAACGAGAGTATCCTAGACTTCCGGACAAAGATTGACAATTTGGAGGACACCCTATGAACATTTGATGGTAATGTCATGGTCGCCGGAGACTTCAATGCAAAAGCTTTGGAGCGGGATTTGACCAATACAGATGCCAGAGGAAGATACGTTCTTGTTACAAGAACAGGACTCGCTGTGATCAACAAAGGAAGTGTATCCACTTTTCACAGGCCAGGGTATATGCAGGCAATACCGGACGTTACTTTTACAATGGAGGCATTTGCACGTAATATTGTAGGCTTGAGAGTATGTAAGGACTATACTGGTAGCGATCACCAGTATATCACTTATTGCTTAAGGTTTACCCGAAACAATGATTCTATGCAGCATTAGCCCATCACCCGCTGGTTGGAACGTGTGAAAAATGAATGAAGAAGTGCTTTCGGAGGTACTTGCGACAGCTAAAAAGGAGGTACTGGATGGGGAAGGCACAGCTGAGGACTTGGTGAAGGCAACCATGGCCTTATTACGGAGGGCCTCCATACCTAAGAAGTCGATTCCACGAGGGAGAAAAGACGCATACTGGTGCACAGATGAGATCGCTTGTCTAAGGAGAACTTTATGAActtcaataaaaatcataaaagcttaaacattttttcatcaaaatattagagACTTAGACTCCCGTAAAGaatcattacaaataactttgtCTGAATTAGATCCTCAAATAGTTGTTCTAACAGAACACAATATGTCATCAATTAAACTTGAAAGATTCAATATAGACAACTATAACTTAATTTCACAATATTCCCGTACTACAACTTCTGGAGGGGGTGTAGTGATTCTGTCAAAGGAGGGTTTGAAGGGGAGGCAGCTGGTGCTCCCTGCCATTGTAGAATTGTGCcaagataaattatttgaatgttgtgtcgctaaatttaaaacagaacagtttagttttatattggcAGGAGTATACAGAACaccccaatttaaaaataacgaatttttagAGAGATTAAAACTTTCTTATAGAATTTTCTT
Proteins encoded in this region:
- the LOC124363024 gene encoding ATP-binding cassette sub-family B member 6; protein product: MLYCPPNITISTIWLDHGISECFMATISSVFTGVFILVFGTIQLWMYRKYGTPVSRDLLPTSPLYYLQIFITFLICAVALLRFLLQVIVLDPGIIYGYMLVWTSLSMVSFMFSALLVWVERHFQLPTVPARGHGLVLLLFWTFLFSSENLTFVNLGRNDWWFHPTTFSDKVEMGLFVSRYVLSMLLFGLGLRAPGVVTTQDYLNLNDSYRVPLRDENENSGSTWRTAWRRTKTLMPFLWPKKSFMLQLQVIICILLLLAGRVINLFVPIYNKLIVDSMTTTPLYFRWDLIVTYVGFKFLQGGGTGGMGALNNLRSFLWVRIQQYTTREVEVTLFRHLHGLSLRWHLSRKTGEVLRVMDRGTDSITNLLNYILFSIMPTLVDIAIAVIYFVTLFNAWFGLIVFTTMALYIAATIIVTEWRTKFQRSMNLADNATKARSVDSLLNFETVKYYGAESYEVEAYRNAVLDYQKEEIKSVLSLTFLNSLQNIIVCSGLLIGSLLCVNMVVNEQTLSVGDYVLFASYIIQLYVPLNWFGTYYRAIQKNFVDMENMFDLLQAEPEVIDAPGAPPLAVNGGQVEFRNVVFSYVPERVVLRNISFTVPPGKTVALVGPSGSGKSTIIRLLFRFYDTEQGAILIDGQNVKTVRQDSLRRAIGVVPQDTVLFNNTIKYNIQYGRVNALDADIVAAAKSADIHTRILSFPEAYNTQVGERGLKLSGGEKQRVAIARTILKSPAVVLLDEATSALDTQTERNIQAALTQVCKNRTTIIVAHRLSTIIHADEILVLKDGEIVERGRHEELVASGGVYSNMWHQQLENDSSEVAIREQSESGTGEAS